A single window of Pontibacter actiniarum DNA harbors:
- a CDS encoding DUF305 domain-containing protein yields MKTKFNSFKSFALMVMAVFVLSSCEKDQDVVTPLSASGEQAAKGAYWEDDKAFDKEMQQVINSMMKMMNQMEMTCDPDIDFANMMIMHHEMGIKMADIELKYGHEPEALELAVKTKEGNQASKERLQAFLASHPTPEPLSKEECKMFMMEMREDMMAMMRCMRSVKDTPDPDVDFAQLMICHHEGALAMSNTELKWGDDEMALEEAEIIIEEQSQEIIELAAFLNEHGVPTHKGKNL; encoded by the coding sequence ATGAAAACAAAATTTAACAGTTTCAAGAGTTTTGCTCTGATGGTCATGGCTGTGTTTGTGCTCAGCAGCTGCGAAAAAGACCAGGATGTTGTTACTCCGTTAAGTGCCAGTGGAGAACAAGCGGCAAAAGGTGCTTATTGGGAAGATGACAAAGCCTTTGACAAGGAGATGCAGCAGGTGATCAACTCGATGATGAAGATGATGAACCAGATGGAAATGACCTGCGACCCGGACATTGACTTTGCGAACATGATGATCATGCACCACGAGATGGGCATAAAAATGGCGGACATTGAACTGAAGTATGGCCATGAGCCGGAAGCGCTGGAACTGGCCGTGAAAACGAAAGAGGGCAATCAGGCAAGCAAGGAAAGGCTACAAGCGTTTCTAGCGTCTCACCCTACACCTGAGCCACTTTCAAAGGAAGAATGTAAAATGTTTATGATGGAGATGCGGGAGGATATGATGGCCATGATGCGTTGCATGCGATCTGTAAAGGATACGCCTGATCCGGATGTGGATTTTGCCCAGCTGATGATCTGTCATCACGAAGGTGCGCTTGCCATGTCCAACACTGAGTTGAAGTGGGGGGATGATGAAATGGCCCTGGAAGAAGCTGAAATCATCATAGAAGAGCAGTCGCAGGAAATAATAGAGTTGGCAGCCTTCTTGAACGAACATGGGGTGCCAACCCATAAAGGAAAGAACTTGTAA
- a CDS encoding helix-turn-helix domain-containing protein encodes MPDAHAAELLSYDELPLTAIATKLGYKSLQHLSRQFKEVTGTTLNQYKRQGGSDRHTIDNLY; translated from the coding sequence ATGCCAGATGCTCATGCAGCTGAGCTCCTCTCTTACGATGAGCTGCCTCTTACTGCTATTGCAACCAAGCTCGGCTATAAAAGCCTGCAGCACCTTTCCAGGCAGTTTAAAGAAGTTACTGGCACCACCCTCAATCAATACAAGCGGCAGGGTGGCTCAGACCGTCATACTATCGATAACCTGTATTGA
- a CDS encoding copper-translocating P-type ATPase, translated as MNHDHKHHQGKSQRQQAKDQKNQVTERLEEKTLHAHHKAMPHGEGTPPPHEEHIGHAEHGEHEGHHDHHRMMIEDFKKRFWVSLALSVPVIIISPMIQDILGYSLNIPYNMMISFVLSSIIYFYGGWPFLTGLAEEVKKKTPGMMTLIGVAITVAYVYSTAVAFGLRGMDFFWELATLIVVMLLGHWIEMRSVLGASKALELLVSMMPAEAALIKDGQTIKVKVEELKADDLILIKPGEKVPADGEVVQGDSYLNESMLTGESKPVQKKPGDKVIGGSINGNGSLQVRVQSTGKDSYLNKVITLVQDAQKTKSETQRLADKAAKWLTSIALTAGTLTLVAWLIAGAEFGFALERMVTVMVISCPHALGLAIPLVVAISTAVSANNGLLIRNRTAFENSRNITTIIFDKTGTLTQGSHEVARVVSFSSAYPEKELLRLAAGVEQNSEHYISQGVLRKVEAEGIAIPASSDFHYLPGKGLEGTVEGKDVKVVGPNYIKEYNIQVPENDAEEGVETVVYIMIDQQVAGFITLKDRIRPESEEAIRILKENGIKNLLLTGDNERVAKSVSDKLGMDGYLANVLPHEKQEKVKELQAKGEFVAMTGDGVNDAPALAQAEVGIAVGSGTDVAAETADIILVNSNPQDISSLILFGKATYRKMIQNLIWATAYNVIALPLAAGVLYKQGIMVSPAVGAALMSLSTVIVAINAQLLRKQIK; from the coding sequence ATGAATCATGACCATAAACACCATCAGGGAAAAAGTCAGCGCCAGCAGGCAAAGGATCAGAAAAACCAGGTAACAGAGCGGCTGGAGGAAAAGACACTGCACGCCCACCACAAGGCCATGCCGCATGGAGAAGGCACGCCCCCACCGCACGAAGAGCACATAGGCCACGCGGAACACGGGGAGCATGAGGGCCACCACGACCACCACCGCATGATGATCGAGGACTTTAAGAAGCGCTTCTGGGTATCGCTTGCGCTATCAGTTCCGGTTATCATCATCAGCCCAATGATACAGGATATTCTGGGCTACTCCTTGAATATCCCTTACAACATGATGATTTCCTTTGTGCTTTCCAGCATCATCTACTTTTATGGGGGTTGGCCATTTTTAACAGGCCTTGCTGAGGAGGTTAAGAAGAAGACTCCGGGCATGATGACGCTGATTGGCGTGGCCATTACCGTGGCCTATGTATACAGCACGGCAGTAGCCTTCGGGTTAAGAGGCATGGACTTTTTCTGGGAACTTGCCACCCTGATCGTGGTGATGCTGCTGGGCCACTGGATTGAGATGCGTTCTGTACTTGGTGCCTCCAAAGCCCTTGAGTTGCTGGTGAGCATGATGCCGGCTGAGGCTGCGCTTATTAAAGATGGGCAAACCATTAAAGTAAAAGTGGAAGAGCTAAAAGCTGATGATCTTATCCTGATAAAACCCGGTGAGAAAGTACCTGCCGATGGCGAGGTGGTGCAAGGAGATAGTTACCTGAACGAAAGCATGCTGACTGGTGAGAGCAAGCCGGTACAGAAAAAGCCAGGCGATAAAGTGATTGGTGGCTCCATAAACGGAAATGGCTCGCTGCAGGTCCGTGTGCAAAGCACCGGAAAGGACAGTTACCTGAACAAGGTGATTACGCTGGTGCAGGATGCCCAAAAGACAAAATCGGAGACGCAGCGCCTTGCCGACAAGGCTGCCAAATGGCTAACCTCCATTGCCCTTACTGCCGGTACTTTAACCTTAGTAGCCTGGCTAATTGCCGGTGCTGAGTTTGGCTTTGCCCTGGAGCGTATGGTTACCGTTATGGTTATTTCTTGTCCGCATGCACTGGGTTTGGCTATACCCTTAGTGGTAGCAATCTCTACGGCAGTATCAGCTAATAATGGTCTCCTAATCCGTAACCGTACAGCCTTTGAGAACTCACGCAACATCACCACCATCATCTTCGACAAAACAGGTACGCTTACCCAAGGCTCGCATGAAGTGGCAAGGGTAGTTTCATTTAGTTCCGCTTATCCCGAGAAGGAATTGCTGAGGTTGGCAGCGGGGGTTGAGCAGAACTCAGAGCACTACATTTCGCAGGGTGTGTTGCGCAAAGTTGAGGCAGAAGGCATTGCCATACCCGCCTCCTCAGACTTCCATTACCTGCCCGGCAAGGGCCTAGAGGGAACCGTTGAAGGAAAGGATGTGAAGGTAGTCGGGCCAAACTACATTAAAGAGTATAACATACAAGTACCTGAAAACGATGCCGAAGAAGGCGTTGAAACAGTAGTTTATATTATGATAGACCAGCAGGTGGCAGGCTTTATAACTTTAAAAGACCGGATACGCCCAGAGTCAGAAGAAGCGATTAGAATACTGAAAGAGAACGGCATCAAGAACCTTTTGCTTACCGGTGACAATGAGCGTGTAGCTAAAAGTGTAAGCGACAAACTGGGGATGGATGGCTATTTGGCCAATGTACTTCCGCATGAAAAGCAAGAGAAAGTAAAGGAGCTGCAGGCTAAGGGAGAATTTGTGGCCATGACCGGTGACGGCGTGAACGATGCCCCTGCCCTTGCCCAAGCCGAAGTCGGGATTGCCGTAGGTTCCGGTACCGACGTAGCGGCCGAAACCGCAGACATCATACTGGTAAACAGTAACCCACAGGACATCAGCTCGCTTATCCTGTTTGGTAAAGCCACTTACCGCAAAATGATCCAAAACCTGATATGGGCCACAGCTTACAACGTGATTGCATTGCCACTTGCTGCAGGTGTGCTATACAAGCAGGGCATCATGGTTTCGCCAGCGGTTGGGGCAGCCTTAATGAGTTTGAGTACTGTGATTGTGGCTATTAATGCACAGTTGCTTCGCAAACAGATTAAGTAG
- a CDS encoding four-helix bundle copper-binding protein has translation MNQTHQHDNSQNKDLLSILAQCADECDTCFDACLDNERTDALTKAIRLCRDCAKICRVTASFVASNSEVAKQVVSLCADICKKCAEVCSQDTDIEKETMHCAKICRDCEEACRSYK, from the coding sequence ATGAATCAAACGCACCAACACGACAACAGTCAGAACAAGGATCTATTAAGCATATTGGCACAGTGTGCCGACGAATGCGATACATGCTTTGATGCATGCCTTGACAATGAGCGTACCGATGCGCTTACCAAAGCTATCCGTTTATGTCGAGACTGCGCAAAGATATGTAGGGTAACTGCCAGCTTTGTGGCTTCTAACTCCGAGGTGGCTAAACAGGTAGTAAGCCTTTGCGCCGACATCTGTAAAAAGTGCGCGGAAGTGTGCAGCCAAGACACAGACATTGAAAAGGAAACAATGCATTGTGCTAAAATATGCAGAGACTGCGAAGAAGCCTGCAGAAGTTACAAATAA
- a CDS encoding FAD-dependent oxidoreductase, with the protein MGKQHIDIQALWSTTTTSEQFSPVPGYLDVDVAIVGAGITGLTTAYLLAKSGKRVAVLEAMEVGKGTTGSSTGNLYTPVDERLYKVASKHDESVLQAVVSSRTEAVNFIEQRVQEFSIDCEFKRVPWYLFTTDSKQAQQIRQELEAVQKSGIAATGEVPADFPYNAEAVINIANQAQFNPLKYVQGLAAGIASDNCRIYENTKVLQVEDGEPCMVHTERGQVRTAKVVMATHSPKGVYAVHSAMEAYREYAIAVRLKGDLPASGTYWHLQQQHHYSVRPYSNGSGDFLLVLGEPHMVGHQEHNEENLRKVEEYARKHFDVESVAYRWAAQNYRPADLLPYIGSSPMQNNVYIATGFAADGLVWGTVAAQIIQDAILGKDNPWAKTFDPKRFTPVASASKVIDENVHVVKHLVEDYLLPDDTVELREIKSGEAKTLELNDKKVAAYRDEQGELHVVSSVCTHMGCVVHWNSAEKSWDCPCHGSRFSVDGEVIEGPAYRNLANVDLKGDQSK; encoded by the coding sequence ATGGGCAAACAGCACATTGATATACAAGCGCTTTGGAGCACTACCACAACATCTGAGCAATTTTCACCGGTGCCAGGCTATCTGGACGTGGACGTGGCCATCGTGGGCGCGGGCATAACCGGTCTCACCACCGCCTATTTACTGGCCAAGTCAGGAAAGCGGGTAGCGGTGCTGGAGGCCATGGAGGTGGGCAAAGGCACCACCGGATCCTCGACGGGTAACCTCTACACCCCCGTAGACGAGCGCCTGTATAAGGTAGCCTCTAAGCACGACGAGTCAGTGCTTCAGGCCGTGGTGAGCTCCCGAACCGAGGCAGTTAACTTCATAGAGCAGCGCGTGCAGGAGTTCAGCATCGACTGCGAGTTTAAAAGAGTGCCTTGGTATTTGTTCACCACCGATAGCAAACAGGCACAGCAGATAAGGCAGGAACTGGAGGCAGTACAGAAATCCGGCATAGCAGCTACGGGCGAAGTGCCGGCAGACTTTCCGTATAATGCAGAGGCAGTTATCAATATCGCCAACCAGGCACAGTTCAACCCACTCAAGTATGTGCAGGGATTGGCTGCGGGCATAGCCAGCGATAACTGCCGCATATACGAAAATACCAAAGTGCTGCAGGTAGAGGACGGAGAGCCGTGTATGGTGCACACGGAACGGGGACAAGTAAGGACAGCGAAGGTAGTGATGGCTACGCACTCACCGAAAGGCGTTTACGCTGTGCATTCCGCCATGGAGGCTTACCGGGAGTACGCCATTGCCGTTCGGCTGAAAGGAGACTTACCCGCATCGGGCACCTACTGGCACTTACAGCAGCAGCACCACTACTCCGTGCGCCCGTACAGCAACGGCAGCGGAGACTTCCTGTTGGTACTGGGCGAGCCGCACATGGTGGGGCATCAGGAGCATAATGAGGAAAATCTCCGGAAAGTGGAGGAGTATGCGCGGAAGCATTTTGACGTGGAAAGCGTTGCCTACAGGTGGGCGGCACAGAACTACAGGCCTGCCGACCTACTCCCCTACATCGGCTCCAGCCCCATGCAAAACAACGTCTACATCGCTACTGGCTTTGCTGCCGACGGTTTGGTTTGGGGTACCGTCGCAGCTCAAATTATACAGGATGCCATACTTGGAAAAGACAACCCCTGGGCCAAGACCTTTGACCCAAAGCGTTTCACCCCTGTTGCCTCTGCCTCCAAAGTTATCGATGAGAACGTGCATGTAGTCAAGCACCTGGTCGAGGATTATCTCTTACCAGATGACACAGTGGAACTGAGAGAAATTAAGAGCGGTGAGGCTAAGACCTTAGAGCTGAACGATAAGAAGGTAGCTGCGTACCGGGATGAGCAGGGGGAGCTGCATGTGGTGTCGTCGGTGTGTACGCATATGGGCTGTGTAGTGCACTGGAACAGCGCCGAGAAAAGCTGGGACTGCCCCTGCCATGGCAGCCGTTTCTCCGTGGACGGTGAGGTGATCGAGGGGCCTGCCTACCGAAACCTAGCGAATGTGGATTTAAAGGGGGATCAATCAAAATAA
- a CDS encoding potassium channel family protein — MFGGIVSVIWGFVESLWTTLWVDGTSAPLTGRVTTFIWKSMQGVFGKRNHKLLSLSGPVILIATISFWIVMIIIGWSLIFYTATDAIQNPTTKSYPDFVGRLWYITYVMFSVGNGDFTPQGNAWQLLSAVVAFGGMALVTLAVTYILQVLSAVTVKRSFASQVTSIAKSPEEFVVTQWTGNDFGDIELQLSHLSTTLSNLSEKHMAYPILHYYHAAKSEKANAVALAILDDALMAIKYGVPEEYHPSGTILKSTRSTVQTFLNTLSGAYIEPSNDTPPVPDLSFIKKCGVPTVAEEEFRKKFEEKKQRRKTVYGYLRNSAWKWPVVQ; from the coding sequence ATGTTTGGCGGTATCGTGTCGGTTATCTGGGGTTTTGTAGAAAGCCTCTGGACTACGCTATGGGTTGATGGTACGTCTGCCCCTTTAACAGGGCGTGTCACCACCTTTATCTGGAAATCAATGCAGGGCGTCTTTGGCAAGCGCAATCACAAACTGCTGAGCCTTTCCGGACCAGTCATCTTGATTGCAACCATTTCTTTTTGGATCGTGATGATCATTATCGGGTGGTCTCTTATTTTTTATACAGCCACTGACGCTATACAGAACCCAACAACCAAATCGTACCCCGACTTCGTTGGTCGCCTCTGGTACATTACCTATGTTATGTTTTCGGTTGGCAACGGCGACTTTACCCCTCAGGGCAATGCTTGGCAGCTCCTGAGTGCGGTTGTGGCTTTTGGAGGTATGGCCCTGGTAACGCTTGCCGTGACATACATCCTGCAGGTGCTTTCGGCTGTTACGGTAAAGCGCTCTTTTGCGAGCCAGGTAACCAGTATAGCTAAAAGCCCGGAAGAATTTGTCGTAACCCAATGGACAGGTAATGATTTCGGGGATATAGAGCTGCAGTTATCACACCTTTCGACTACTCTTTCTAATCTGTCTGAGAAGCACATGGCCTACCCCATTTTGCACTACTACCATGCAGCCAAATCAGAAAAGGCTAATGCTGTAGCGTTGGCTATACTTGATGATGCGCTTATGGCCATAAAATATGGCGTTCCGGAGGAATACCACCCTTCCGGAACCATTCTCAAAAGCACGCGCAGTACCGTTCAAACTTTCTTAAATACTCTCAGTGGTGCCTACATCGAACCTTCAAACGATACGCCTCCAGTACCAGATTTATCCTTTATAAAGAAGTGCGGGGTACCTACAGTAGCGGAGGAAGAGTTTAGAAAGAAGTTTGAGGAGAAAAAGCAAAGAAGAAAAACAGTATACGGGTACCTGCGAAATAGCGCATGGAAGTGGCCTGTAGTGCAGTAG
- a CDS encoding nuclear transport factor 2 family protein, producing the protein MRTTRQVLEDHLEKSKSGTVDEDLRLNFAENVVMLTTFGVFRGHEGMKHLAKLLREQLPEMTLTYEDFQVEGKVGFLEWSADSGNTKVKDGADSYVVRNGLIVAQTIHYTVQKKDQLRSDSLFVLIDCN; encoded by the coding sequence ATGCGAACAACAAGACAAGTATTGGAAGACCACCTGGAAAAATCAAAGTCAGGCACTGTAGATGAAGATCTGAGGCTAAACTTCGCAGAAAACGTGGTGATGCTAACCACGTTTGGTGTGTTCAGGGGGCACGAAGGTATGAAACATTTAGCCAAGCTTCTGAGAGAGCAGCTACCGGAAATGACGCTTACGTACGAGGACTTTCAGGTAGAGGGGAAGGTCGGTTTTTTGGAGTGGTCGGCAGATTCCGGAAATACTAAAGTAAAAGATGGAGCAGATTCTTATGTTGTGCGCAATGGCCTGATTGTGGCGCAAACGATACATTATACTGTTCAAAAGAAGGATCAGTTAAGATCCGACAGCTTGTTTGTACTAATTGACTGTAACTGA
- a CDS encoding multicopper oxidase domain-containing protein, with amino-acid sequence MQSILNSRNYAALVTFLIIHLAFTQKEAAAQTDTVVYNLTINQKKVEIAGKKSMGMTINGTIPGPTLRFTEGDYAVMHVKNEMDVETSVHWHGLLVPNFYDGVPYLTTPPIPPGETFTYEFPTKQAGTYWYHSHTGLQEQSGVYGSIVIEDREERMDYDTDLVLVLSDWTYEKPKNVLKTLKRGLEIYDIQKGTSTPLSMVIARGALGAQVNFWKQRMEGADIADIYYPAFLTNGQPVREYPEYKPGQKVRLRVINAAASSQFWLTFGGPTPLLIAADGLDVVPVRHAPTFIAVAETYDFVVTVPENGKLEIKATVQDGSGHTSAYLGQGPVVPAPDVPRPDKIAMMQQMAAMDMKMGAPALKFNPSEVEPYEMMKEWGMQMDGDMQMDGDMHMNHDKSMEGKMKPQPTEQKPMHEHNMEMKQDTAGAINAKKMDHSKMEHQKMQTDTTAAKGMDHAKMNHTMHGREMQPDTAAAMEMDHRMHGQRVDTAKASSVKERKSIGMQHEGMPGMDMFAEYNYDYLKAPEPTDFAEGKPVREILLNLTGNMVRYIWSMNGVPLKEADKIKINQGEVTRITLNNLTMMHHPMHLHGHFFRVINEHGEYSPLKHTVNVAPMQKVVIEFDANEYGDWFFHCHILYHLDAGMARIFSYDTPRDPRLKMYPLNILTNKSNHFFFWGAVDAASHMSETRMVLSNLRNQFTLTAEYGWNKNLEAELTYGRFLYDYLNVFVGVNVENEEEDSMDEIETTAITGIRWLTPYMFNLDLRMDNKLRPQISLGREVLIFPRTFLFGEYEYQADFGWVNDFEPEEGTGKADNYRSETTWNVGLEYLVSKNFSLMGSYDNRFGAGGGLTVRF; translated from the coding sequence ATGCAAAGTATCCTGAATAGTAGAAATTATGCAGCGTTAGTGACCTTCCTGATAATACACCTTGCGTTTACCCAAAAAGAGGCCGCAGCCCAGACCGATACTGTCGTTTATAATCTTACTATCAATCAAAAGAAAGTGGAGATAGCCGGTAAAAAAAGTATGGGCATGACCATCAACGGCACCATTCCCGGTCCCACCTTGCGCTTTACCGAAGGAGATTACGCAGTAATGCACGTCAAGAACGAGATGGACGTGGAAACCTCTGTGCATTGGCACGGTTTGCTGGTGCCCAACTTCTACGACGGCGTACCCTACCTCACTACGCCTCCCATTCCGCCGGGAGAAACGTTTACCTATGAGTTCCCGACAAAGCAGGCGGGCACCTACTGGTACCACTCCCACACGGGTTTGCAGGAGCAGTCGGGGGTATACGGCTCCATTGTGATAGAGGACCGGGAGGAGCGCATGGATTATGACACCGACCTGGTGCTGGTGCTGTCGGACTGGACCTATGAGAAGCCTAAGAATGTGCTCAAGACGCTGAAGCGGGGCCTGGAAATCTACGACATCCAGAAGGGAACTTCGACACCGCTAAGTATGGTAATAGCCCGGGGAGCATTGGGGGCGCAGGTGAATTTTTGGAAACAGCGCATGGAGGGTGCTGATATTGCTGACATATACTACCCCGCCTTCCTGACAAACGGGCAGCCTGTGCGGGAGTACCCAGAGTATAAGCCGGGGCAAAAGGTAAGGCTGCGGGTGATCAACGCAGCCGCATCCAGCCAGTTCTGGCTCACTTTTGGCGGCCCCACGCCTTTGCTTATCGCCGCCGACGGACTGGACGTGGTGCCGGTGCGGCATGCCCCAACCTTTATCGCCGTTGCTGAAACCTATGATTTTGTAGTGACCGTACCCGAGAACGGGAAGCTGGAAATAAAGGCCACCGTACAGGACGGCTCCGGCCATACCTCCGCCTATCTGGGGCAGGGGCCCGTAGTACCTGCACCCGATGTGCCCCGGCCTGATAAGATCGCGATGATGCAGCAAATGGCAGCCATGGATATGAAGATGGGGGCTCCCGCCCTCAAGTTCAACCCCAGCGAAGTAGAGCCCTACGAGATGATGAAAGAATGGGGCATGCAGATGGATGGCGATATGCAGATGGATGGTGACATGCACATGAACCATGACAAAAGTATGGAAGGCAAAATGAAGCCGCAGCCTACGGAGCAGAAACCGATGCATGAGCACAACATGGAGATGAAGCAGGACACGGCAGGCGCTATAAACGCTAAAAAGATGGATCACTCCAAAATGGAGCACCAGAAAATGCAAACAGATACCACCGCTGCAAAGGGTATGGATCATGCCAAAATGAACCACACCATGCACGGCAGGGAGATGCAGCCAGACACCGCCGCTGCCATGGAAATGGACCACCGTATGCACGGGCAGCGTGTGGATACAGCAAAGGCCAGTTCCGTAAAAGAACGCAAAAGCATCGGCATGCAGCACGAGGGCATGCCGGGCATGGACATGTTCGCCGAGTATAATTACGATTACCTGAAGGCTCCGGAGCCAACCGATTTTGCAGAAGGCAAACCCGTGCGTGAGATACTCCTCAACCTGACCGGAAACATGGTGCGCTACATCTGGAGCATGAACGGCGTGCCGTTAAAAGAAGCCGACAAGATAAAAATCAACCAGGGCGAAGTTACCCGCATCACGCTAAACAACCTGACCATGATGCACCACCCCATGCACCTGCACGGCCATTTCTTCCGGGTGATTAACGAGCACGGGGAGTATTCTCCGCTCAAGCACACGGTAAATGTGGCGCCGATGCAGAAGGTGGTGATTGAGTTTGACGCCAATGAGTATGGCGACTGGTTCTTCCATTGCCACATCCTCTACCATCTGGATGCCGGTATGGCCCGCATCTTCAGTTACGATACCCCGCGTGACCCGCGCCTGAAAATGTACCCGCTCAACATCCTCACAAACAAGAGTAACCACTTCTTCTTCTGGGGTGCTGTGGATGCTGCCTCACATATGAGCGAGACAAGAATGGTGCTGTCCAACCTGCGCAACCAGTTTACCTTAACAGCAGAGTACGGATGGAACAAGAACCTGGAGGCAGAGCTTACCTACGGTAGGTTCCTGTACGACTACCTGAACGTATTTGTGGGCGTGAATGTGGAAAACGAGGAAGAGGATAGTATGGATGAGATTGAGACCACCGCCATTACCGGCATTAGGTGGCTGACACCTTATATGTTCAACCTGGACCTGCGCATGGATAACAAACTGCGCCCTCAGATTAGCCTGGGCCGGGAAGTGCTTATTTTTCCGCGTACGTTCCTGTTTGGCGAGTATGAGTACCAGGCGGACTTTGGCTGGGTAAACGACTTTGAGCCGGAAGAGGGCACAGGTAAAGCAGATAACTACCGCAGCGAAACCACCTGGAACGTGGGGCTGGAATACCTGGTGTCGAAGAACTTTTCGCTGATGGGCAGCTACGACAACCGCTTTGGGGCGGGCGGTGGTTTAACGGTAAGATTCTAA
- a CDS encoding four-helix bundle copper-binding protein, translated as MNKDLIKALAACEASCNHCAISCLQEDDIKKMVPCIRLDLDCAAICRATLDYVSRDSRYAKDLVQECIKITKACQEECKKHDMQHCQECADSCAKLVQACEQYMSAS; from the coding sequence ATGAACAAAGACTTGATAAAAGCCTTAGCAGCATGTGAGGCATCTTGCAACCATTGTGCTATTTCTTGCCTCCAGGAAGACGATATTAAAAAAATGGTGCCCTGCATCCGGCTGGATCTGGACTGCGCTGCCATTTGCAGAGCTACATTAGACTATGTATCGCGTGACTCCCGCTACGCGAAAGATCTTGTACAGGAGTGTATCAAAATTACCAAAGCCTGCCAAGAAGAATGCAAGAAACACGATATGCAGCATTGCCAGGAATGTGCCGACTCTTGCGCCAAGTTAGTGCAGGCCTGTGAGCAGTACATGAGTGCTTCATAA
- a CDS encoding potassium channel family protein, which yields MSILYLCLGAFLFAITALDIIKTTLSSNGGGKITNLVSRAVWRVFFFVAGRKGKSKLLTYAGPAVLVVILLVWVVGLWLGLFLLLLSDPDAVQKSSTLAPADAWEKLYYAGFTLSTLGVGDYVVTNDFWRIVTGVAAFSGLAFITTSITYFIPVLSAVGVQSKLSLYISSMGKTPQQVLTNSWNGQDLSSFFDNTSDLCQMLMQHTVNHQSYPVIHYFHNNKPEQAITTAIVLLAETHLLLAQRVSPQAGVDQLKISMLQKALDSYLEMVKGSFLKNASPKEVAPTPDVAELEGKGIPLQNKPSQRHKVQERRRLLTALLEMDGWTWKEVYQP from the coding sequence ATGAGTATCCTATACCTGTGCCTTGGAGCCTTCCTTTTTGCCATCACCGCACTTGATATCATCAAGACCACGCTTTCATCCAACGGAGGAGGAAAAATCACCAACCTCGTGTCCAGGGCCGTCTGGAGAGTGTTCTTTTTTGTTGCAGGCAGGAAAGGGAAATCAAAACTGCTAACGTATGCTGGCCCTGCTGTGCTGGTCGTTATCCTGCTGGTGTGGGTAGTCGGGCTGTGGCTCGGGTTGTTCCTGCTGCTGCTGTCTGATCCGGACGCTGTGCAGAAGAGCAGCACGCTGGCTCCTGCCGATGCCTGGGAAAAGCTGTATTATGCCGGTTTTACCCTCTCCACGCTGGGTGTGGGCGACTATGTGGTGACCAATGACTTTTGGCGGATTGTAACCGGTGTCGCGGCTTTCTCTGGCCTGGCTTTTATCACTACTTCCATCACGTATTTCATTCCGGTGCTGTCTGCCGTGGGCGTGCAAAGCAAGCTCAGCCTCTACATCAGCAGTATGGGCAAAACGCCGCAGCAGGTACTAACCAACAGCTGGAACGGGCAAGACCTCTCTTCTTTCTTCGATAACACTTCAGATCTGTGCCAAATGCTGATGCAGCACACCGTTAACCATCAGTCTTATCCTGTCATTCACTACTTCCACAACAACAAGCCAGAGCAAGCTATTACAACGGCTATTGTGCTGCTGGCCGAAACGCACCTACTTCTGGCGCAAAGGGTATCACCACAGGCGGGAGTAGACCAACTGAAGATAAGTATGCTGCAGAAAGCGCTGGATTCGTATTTAGAAATGGTGAAAGGCAGCTTCTTGAAAAACGCCTCCCCTAAAGAAGTCGCCCCTACCCCTGACGTTGCGGAACTGGAGGGGAAAGGGATACCGCTGCAGAATAAGCCATCTCAAAGACACAAGGTACAGGAACGCAGAAGACTGCTTACGGCATTACTGGAAATGGATGGCTGGACCTGGAAGGAGGTATACCAACCTTAA